The Aurantiacibacter gangjinensis genome includes a region encoding these proteins:
- a CDS encoding TIGR01459 family HAD-type hydrolase produces the protein MTLDPSYDVILCDLWGCVHNGARPFPGALDLLRAWKGEGRTIVFLTNAPRPAPAVKIQLDGLGIAPDCYDGIVSSGDAALAYLREHEGQSAGFIGSQRDREALASEGLEFSGTAADSDIIVCCGFADGHANDLAHHADEVRAGAESGATMICLNPDIEVERDGVRELCAGAIAQEYERLGGEVVYFGKPYAPIYDRALAVARQITGSDIDRRRVLAIGDNAKTDLRGADEYGIAFVYVTSGVGAGLDTRSRNGSGSTAAPSPGTDTLNLVATVDALAALG, from the coding sequence ATGACGCTGGACCCGTCCTACGACGTCATTCTGTGCGACCTGTGGGGCTGCGTGCACAATGGCGCGCGCCCCTTCCCCGGCGCGCTGGACCTGTTGCGGGCATGGAAGGGCGAAGGGCGCACCATCGTCTTCCTTACCAATGCCCCGCGCCCGGCGCCTGCGGTAAAGATCCAGCTCGACGGCCTCGGCATCGCGCCCGATTGCTATGACGGGATCGTCAGCTCCGGCGATGCAGCGCTGGCCTATTTGCGCGAGCATGAGGGACAGAGTGCCGGTTTCATCGGTTCGCAGCGCGACCGGGAGGCGCTGGCGAGCGAGGGTCTGGAATTTTCGGGCACAGCGGCGGATAGCGACATCATCGTCTGTTGCGGTTTCGCTGACGGTCATGCGAACGATCTTGCCCATCACGCGGATGAAGTGCGCGCAGGCGCCGAAAGCGGCGCGACCATGATCTGCCTCAATCCCGATATCGAGGTGGAGCGCGACGGCGTGCGGGAACTATGCGCAGGCGCAATTGCACAAGAATATGAGCGGCTTGGCGGCGAGGTCGTCTATTTCGGCAAGCCCTATGCCCCGATCTATGACCGTGCGCTGGCTGTTGCGCGGCAAATCACGGGCAGCGATATCGATCGCCGCCGTGTTCTCGCCATCGGCGACAACGCCAAGACAGACCTGCGCGGCGCGGACGAATACGGAATCGCTTTCGTTTACGTAACGAGCGGGGTAGGGGCTGGCCTGGACACACGGAGCCGAAATGGCAGCGGCAGCACAGCTGCCCCCTCACCCGGCACCGACACACTGAACCTTGTTGCAACGGTCGACGCGCTGGCAGCGCTCGGCTGA
- the kdsA gene encoding 3-deoxy-8-phosphooctulonate synthase, whose amino-acid sequence MKLCGHDIGIDKPFFLIAGPCVIESEDMAMRTSTAMKEITDRLGIPFIYKSSFDKANRTSGKSFRGPGLDEGLKILAKVKSEVGVPVLTDVHEKEQVGPVSEVVDVMQTPAFLARQTDFICAVAERDTAVNIKKAQFMAPGDMANVVEKARDAAKAAGGTGENIMVCERGASFGYQNLVSDMRGLAIMRETGCPVVFDATHSVQLPGGKGTSSGGQREFVPVLARAAIAAGISGVFMETHPDPANAKSDGPNAWPLDMMEGLLSTLKRIDDTVKSGDFAENAFS is encoded by the coding sequence ATGAAACTGTGCGGACACGATATCGGCATCGACAAACCGTTCTTCCTGATCGCCGGCCCTTGCGTCATCGAATCGGAAGACATGGCCATGCGCACCTCGACCGCGATGAAGGAAATCACGGATCGGCTCGGCATCCCCTTCATCTACAAGAGCTCTTTCGACAAGGCGAACCGCACATCGGGCAAGAGCTTTCGCGGCCCGGGCCTCGATGAAGGCCTGAAAATTCTTGCCAAGGTGAAAAGCGAAGTCGGCGTTCCGGTGCTGACCGACGTGCACGAGAAGGAGCAGGTCGGCCCCGTTTCCGAAGTCGTCGACGTGATGCAGACGCCCGCCTTCCTCGCCCGCCAGACCGATTTCATCTGCGCCGTGGCCGAACGCGACACCGCGGTAAACATCAAGAAAGCGCAGTTCATGGCACCGGGCGACATGGCCAATGTGGTCGAAAAAGCGCGCGACGCGGCGAAAGCGGCGGGCGGCACGGGCGAGAATATCATGGTTTGCGAACGCGGCGCGTCTTTCGGCTACCAGAACCTCGTTTCCGACATGCGCGGCCTCGCCATCATGCGCGAGACCGGTTGCCCGGTCGTGTTCGATGCGACCCATTCGGTCCAGCTTCCCGGCGGCAAGGGCACATCTTCGGGCGGGCAGCGCGAATTCGTGCCGGTGCTGGCACGTGCAGCCATTGCAGCGGGTATCTCAGGCGTGTTCATGGAAACGCACCCCGATCCCGCCAATGCCAAGTCGGACGGCCCCAATGCCTGGCCGCTCGACATGATGGAAGGCCTGCTCTCGACGCTGAAGCGCATCGACGACACAGTGAAATCGGGCGATTTCGCGGAAAACGCCTTTAGCTGA
- a CDS encoding 3-deoxy-manno-octulosonate cytidylyltransferase gives MADVMIVIPARFASQRYPGKPLAPLRGKDGEAKSLIHRSWEAAMRVEGVSRVAVATDSQEIVDAVEGFGGEAIWTLPECRNGTERCAEVLGKLDAEPDLIVNLQGDAPLTPAYFVESLIERMAADESAAVATPVVRVSASLYETLAADERKGIVGGTFAATSGKGHAHYFSKRMIPHFARDEVDDDKLPLLLHIGLYAYRPAALRAYVEHSPTALEQLEGLEQLRFLDMGAPITVVEVAPPEWDIWELNNPSDVEHVENSLRIMGVS, from the coding sequence ATGGCCGATGTGATGATCGTCATCCCCGCACGCTTCGCTTCGCAGCGTTATCCGGGCAAGCCGCTCGCCCCGCTGCGCGGCAAGGATGGCGAGGCAAAGTCGCTGATCCATCGTAGCTGGGAAGCGGCCATGCGGGTCGAGGGCGTGTCGCGCGTCGCCGTGGCGACCGACAGCCAGGAAATCGTCGATGCGGTCGAAGGCTTTGGCGGCGAAGCGATCTGGACCTTGCCTGAATGCCGCAATGGCACCGAACGCTGCGCCGAGGTGCTGGGTAAGCTGGATGCCGAGCCCGACCTTATCGTAAACCTGCAGGGCGATGCGCCGCTGACGCCAGCCTATTTCGTCGAAAGCCTGATCGAACGCATGGCGGCAGACGAGTCCGCGGCCGTTGCAACGCCTGTCGTGCGCGTGTCGGCCAGTCTGTACGAAACGCTGGCCGCCGATGAGCGCAAGGGCATTGTCGGCGGGACGTTCGCCGCGACGTCCGGCAAGGGCCACGCACACTATTTCTCCAAGCGGATGATCCCGCATTTCGCCCGCGATGAGGTAGACGACGACAAGCTGCCGCTGCTGCTGCATATCGGCCTCTACGCCTATCGCCCTGCCGCCCTGCGCGCCTATGTCGAGCATTCGCCCACCGCGCTTGAACAGCTGGAAGGTCTCGAACAGCTGCGCTTCCTCGATATGGGCGCGCCCATCACCGTGGTCGAAGTCGCGCCGCCCGAATGGGACATCTGGGAGCTCAACAATCCCAGCGATGTCGAGCATGTCGAAAACAGCCTGCGGATCATGGGCGTTTCATGA